Proteins encoded within one genomic window of Mustela erminea isolate mMusErm1 chromosome 21, mMusErm1.Pri, whole genome shotgun sequence:
- the LOC116581926 gene encoding beta-defensin 103A-like, which yields MRIYYLLLLLPFLFLMPAPGNGGIVNTLQRYYCRIRSGRCAVLSCLPKEEQIGRCSSSGRKCCRRKK from the exons ATGAGGATCTATTACCTTCTTCTCCTGTTGCCCTTTCTGTTCTTGATGCCTGCTCCAG GAAACGGAGGAATTGTAAATACCCTGCAGAGGTACTATTGCCGAATAAGGAGCGGGCGGTGTGCTGTGCTTAGCTGTCTGCCAAAGGAGGAGCAGATAGGCCGCTGTTCTTCCTCGGGCCGAAAATGCTGccgaagaaagaagtaa